One Limnochordia bacterium DNA segment encodes these proteins:
- a CDS encoding extracellular solute-binding protein: protein MRRVFQMVSILVVLFLIPGITAAAMIELELVSWDDPSGQEIVRQALDEFESLYPNIKVSNRQMPDYKDSLIVQLLTNTAPDVYVVGDWDYPEFWWQGFTANLNPYIEEFGIDKTQWIPTILASHTINGNIHVLPKDFSTIATLYNADHLNGAGLAYPDPDWNWQEALHMAKKLTIVDPATQQIERYGISAPPTWANLAWSFANAAGVPIMDENMSTFIGHLDHPKAIEAMQFAVDLIVKEQVAPGPAQGWDVDLFVNQKLSMILYGPWGMSEWKEIHKDLDFRSVQAPYYGPGRTTALMQAGWAMNPSIKDPTRAEAAAKLVLFLSGPRGQYYMARWALPSTPETAFELGIHEDPYFLPFFDAAYDAYLPYWIYVPEFGNILGGRWASIVDSAIRGEKPLAVGIEEIIGPAEAALQEVRDYYNMD, encoded by the coding sequence ATGCGAAGGGTTTTTCAGATGGTGTCGATACTTGTTGTTCTGTTTCTGATCCCGGGCATTACTGCAGCTGCGATGATAGAGCTGGAGTTGGTATCTTGGGATGATCCATCGGGTCAGGAGATCGTTAGGCAAGCACTGGATGAGTTTGAGAGCCTTTATCCTAACATAAAGGTTAGTAACAGACAGATGCCCGACTATAAGGATTCATTAATTGTACAGCTCCTCACCAATACTGCCCCCGATGTTTATGTAGTGGGGGATTGGGATTACCCTGAGTTTTGGTGGCAGGGGTTTACTGCAAATCTGAATCCTTATATCGAGGAGTTCGGTATTGACAAGACACAGTGGATACCCACAATTCTAGCTTCACATACGATCAATGGGAACATTCATGTACTGCCCAAGGACTTCTCAACTATTGCCACGTTATATAACGCAGATCATCTAAACGGGGCCGGGTTAGCATATCCTGATCCTGACTGGAATTGGCAAGAGGCCTTACACATGGCCAAAAAGCTTACTATTGTGGATCCTGCAACACAGCAAATTGAAAGGTACGGTATTAGTGCTCCACCTACCTGGGCGAACCTGGCGTGGTCCTTCGCCAATGCCGCAGGAGTACCCATTATGGATGAGAACATGTCTACGTTTATCGGGCATCTTGATCATCCTAAAGCCATCGAGGCCATGCAGTTTGCCGTTGATCTGATTGTCAAAGAGCAGGTTGCTCCTGGCCCCGCCCAAGGTTGGGACGTTGATCTGTTTGTAAACCAAAAACTAAGTATGATTTTGTATGGTCCTTGGGGTATGTCAGAGTGGAAGGAGATACACAAAGACCTTGACTTTCGATCAGTTCAAGCCCCTTACTATGGGCCTGGTCGCACCACTGCTCTTATGCAAGCCGGTTGGGCAATGAACCCAAGTATTAAGGACCCGACTAGGGCTGAGGCCGCTGCCAAGCTGGTTCTTTTCCTAAGCGGACCCCGAGGACAGTATTACATGGCCCGATGGGCTTTGCCCTCAACACCTGAGACGGCTTTCGAGCTTGGTATCCATGAGGATCCCTACTTCCTGCCCTTTTTTGATGCAGCCTACGATGCCTACTTGCCATACTGGATCTACGTACCGGAGTTTGGCAATATCCTAGGTGGCCGATGGGCATCGATCGTTGATAGTGCTATTCGGGGTGAGAAGCCGTTAGCGGTAGGTATTGAAGAGATCATTGGACCGGCTGAGGCTGCACTACAAGAGGTAAGAGACTACTATAACATGGACTAA